From Macaca fascicularis isolate 582-1 chromosome 14, T2T-MFA8v1.1, a single genomic window includes:
- the SLC25A45 gene encoding solute carrier family 25 member 45 isoform X7 — protein MPVEEFVAGWISGALGLVLGHPFDTVKVRLQTQTTYRGIIDCMVKIYRHESAYCLAPFDLIKVRLQNQTEPVAQPGSPPPQYQGPVHCAASIFREEGYRGLFRGAWALMLRDTPTMGIYFITYEGLCHQYTPEGQNPSSATVLVAGGFAGIASWVAATPLDVIKSRMQMDGLRRRVYQGVLDCMVSSVRQEGLGVFFRGVTINSARAFPVNAVTFLSYEYLLRWWG, from the exons ATGCCGGTGGAGGAGTTTGTGGCTGGCTGGATCTCTG GAGCTCTGGGCTTGGTCCTGGGACACCCCTTTGACACTGTAAAG GTGCGCCTGCAGACCCAGACCACCTACCGGGGCATCATTGACTGCATGGTCAAGATTTACCGCCATGAGTCC GCCTACTGTCTGGCTCCTTTTGACCTCATCAAAGTCCGGCTACAAAACCAGACAGAGCCAGTGGCCCAGCCGGGTAGCCCCCCACCCCAGTACCAGGGGCCCGTGCACTGTGCAGCCTCCATCTTCCGGGAGGAGGGGTACCGGGGGCTGTTCCGAGGAGCCTGGGCCCTGATGCTGAGGGACACCCCCACGATGGGGATCTACTTCATCACCTATGAAGGGCTCTGTCACCAGTACACACCAGAAGGCCAGAATCCCA GTTCAGCCACAGTGCTGGTGGCAGGGGGCTTTGCAGGCATTGCTTCCTGGGTGGCAGCCACGCCCTTAGACGTGATCAAGTCCCGGATGCAGATGGACGGGCTGAGACGCAGAGTATACCAGGGGGTGCTGGACTGCATGGTGAGCAGCGTCCGGCAGGAAGGACTGGGGGTCTTCTTCCGGGGGGTCACCATCAACAGTGCCCGCGCCTTTCCCGTCAATGCTGTCACCTTCCTCAGCTACGAATATCTCCTCCGCTGGTGGGGATGA
- the SLC25A45 gene encoding solute carrier family 25 member 45 isoform X8, translated as MVKIYRHESAYCLAPFDLIKVRLQNQTEPVAQPGSPPPQYQGPVHCAASIFREEGYRGLFRGAWALMLRDTPTMGIYFITYEGLCHQYTPEGQNPSSATVLVAGGFAGIASWVAATPLDVIKSRMQMDGLRRRVYQGVLDCMDNPMSPLARILQWLSSPSGKAQTPSTLQVPPSPRGFVLLGLLPGP; from the exons ATGGTCAAGATTTACCGCCATGAGTCC GCCTACTGTCTGGCTCCTTTTGACCTCATCAAAGTCCGGCTACAAAACCAGACAGAGCCAGTGGCCCAGCCGGGTAGCCCCCCACCCCAGTACCAGGGGCCCGTGCACTGTGCAGCCTCCATCTTCCGGGAGGAGGGGTACCGGGGGCTGTTCCGAGGAGCCTGGGCCCTGATGCTGAGGGACACCCCCACGATGGGGATCTACTTCATCACCTATGAAGGGCTCTGTCACCAGTACACACCAGAAGGCCAGAATCCCA GTTCAGCCACAGTGCTGGTGGCAGGGGGCTTTGCAGGCATTGCTTCCTGGGTGGCAGCCACGCCCTTAGACGTGATCAAGTCCCGGATGCAGATGGACGGGCTGAGACGCAGAGTATACCAGGGGGTGCTGGACTGCATG GATAACCCTATGTCTCCTCTGGCCAGAATCCTTCAGTGGCTCTCATCACCTTCAGGAAAAGCCCAGACTCCTTCCACCCTCCAGGTTCCTCCCTCCCCACGAGGCTTCGTTCTCCTGGGGTTGCTTCCTGGACCCTGA
- the SLC25A45 gene encoding solute carrier family 25 member 45 isoform X4 — MSPTWEQFPARGCLSRAGEDKGEAPRCLLQCHCVSLQLLGFFKGMSFPIASIAVVNSVLFGVYSNTLLLLTATSHQERRAQPPSYMHIFLAGCTGGFLQAYCLAPFDLIKVRLQNQTEPVAQPGSPPPQYQGPVHCAASIFREEGYRGLFRGAWALMLRDTPTMGIYFITYEGLCHQYTPEGQNPSSATVLVAGGFAGIASWVAATPLDVIKSRMQMDGLRRRVYQGVLDCMDNPMSPLARILQWLSSPSGKAQTPSTLQVPPSPRGFVLLGLLPGP, encoded by the exons ATGAGTCC GACTTGGGAGCAGTTTCCAGCCAGAGGCTGCCTTTCCAGGGCTGGAGAGGACAAAGGGGAGGCCCCACGGTGCCTACTCCAGTGCCACTGTGTCTCCCTGCAGCTCCTGGGCTTCTTCAAGGGAATGAGCTTCCCCATTGCCAGCATAGCTGTGGTCAACTCTGTCCTGTTTGGGGTCTATAGCAACACCCTGCTGCTGCTCACGGCCACCTCCCACCAGGAGCGGCGGGCCCAGCCACCCAGCTACATGCACATCTTCCTAGCGGGCTGCACCGGGGGGTTCCTGCAG GCCTACTGTCTGGCTCCTTTTGACCTCATCAAAGTCCGGCTACAAAACCAGACAGAGCCAGTGGCCCAGCCGGGTAGCCCCCCACCCCAGTACCAGGGGCCCGTGCACTGTGCAGCCTCCATCTTCCGGGAGGAGGGGTACCGGGGGCTGTTCCGAGGAGCCTGGGCCCTGATGCTGAGGGACACCCCCACGATGGGGATCTACTTCATCACCTATGAAGGGCTCTGTCACCAGTACACACCAGAAGGCCAGAATCCCA GTTCAGCCACAGTGCTGGTGGCAGGGGGCTTTGCAGGCATTGCTTCCTGGGTGGCAGCCACGCCCTTAGACGTGATCAAGTCCCGGATGCAGATGGACGGGCTGAGACGCAGAGTATACCAGGGGGTGCTGGACTGCATG GATAACCCTATGTCTCCTCTGGCCAGAATCCTTCAGTGGCTCTCATCACCTTCAGGAAAAGCCCAGACTCCTTCCACCCTCCAGGTTCCTCCCTCCCCACGAGGCTTCGTTCTCCTGGGGTTGCTTCCTGGACCCTGA
- the SLC25A45 gene encoding solute carrier family 25 member 45 isoform X6, translating to MPVEEFVAGWISGALGLVLGHPFDTVKVRLQTQTTYRGIIDCMVKIYRHESAYCLAPFDLIKVRLQNQTEPVAQPGSPPPQYQGPVHCAASIFREEGYRGLFRGAWALMLRDTPTMGIYFITYEGLCHQYTPEGQNPSSATVLVAGGFAGIASWVAATPLDVIKSRMQMDGLRRRVYQGVLDCMDNPMSPLARILQWLSSPSGKAQTPSTLQVPPSPRGFVLLGLLPGP from the exons ATGCCGGTGGAGGAGTTTGTGGCTGGCTGGATCTCTG GAGCTCTGGGCTTGGTCCTGGGACACCCCTTTGACACTGTAAAG GTGCGCCTGCAGACCCAGACCACCTACCGGGGCATCATTGACTGCATGGTCAAGATTTACCGCCATGAGTCC GCCTACTGTCTGGCTCCTTTTGACCTCATCAAAGTCCGGCTACAAAACCAGACAGAGCCAGTGGCCCAGCCGGGTAGCCCCCCACCCCAGTACCAGGGGCCCGTGCACTGTGCAGCCTCCATCTTCCGGGAGGAGGGGTACCGGGGGCTGTTCCGAGGAGCCTGGGCCCTGATGCTGAGGGACACCCCCACGATGGGGATCTACTTCATCACCTATGAAGGGCTCTGTCACCAGTACACACCAGAAGGCCAGAATCCCA GTTCAGCCACAGTGCTGGTGGCAGGGGGCTTTGCAGGCATTGCTTCCTGGGTGGCAGCCACGCCCTTAGACGTGATCAAGTCCCGGATGCAGATGGACGGGCTGAGACGCAGAGTATACCAGGGGGTGCTGGACTGCATG GATAACCCTATGTCTCCTCTGGCCAGAATCCTTCAGTGGCTCTCATCACCTTCAGGAAAAGCCCAGACTCCTTCCACCCTCCAGGTTCCTCCCTCCCCACGAGGCTTCGTTCTCCTGGGGTTGCTTCCTGGACCCTGA
- the SLC25A45 gene encoding solute carrier family 25 member 45 isoform X1: MGQGREGGNSTLSPLLEPPVSASPDNAGGGVCGWLDLWCACRPRPPTGASLTAWSRFTAMSPTWEQFPARGCLSRAGEDKGEAPRCLLQCHCVSLQLLGFFKGMSFPIASIAVVNSVLFGVYSNTLLLLTATSHQERRAQPPSYMHIFLAGCTGGFLQAYCLAPFDLIKVRLQNQTEPVAQPGSPPPQYQGPVHCAASIFREEGYRGLFRGAWALMLRDTPTMGIYFITYEGLCHQYTPEGQNPSSATVLVAGGFAGIASWVAATPLDVIKSRMQMDGLRRRVYQGVLDCMVSSVRQEGLGVFFRGVTINSARAFPVNAVTFLSYEYLLRWWG, encoded by the exons ATgggccaggggagggaggggggaaatTCAACTCTGTCTCCTTTGCTGGAGCCACCAGTTTCTGCAAGCCCAGACAATGCCGGTGGAGGAGTTTGTGGCTGGCTGGATCTCTG GTGCGCCTGCAGACCCAGACCACCTACCGGGGCATCATTGACTGCATGGTCAAGATTTACCGCCATGAGTCC GACTTGGGAGCAGTTTCCAGCCAGAGGCTGCCTTTCCAGGGCTGGAGAGGACAAAGGGGAGGCCCCACGGTGCCTACTCCAGTGCCACTGTGTCTCCCTGCAGCTCCTGGGCTTCTTCAAGGGAATGAGCTTCCCCATTGCCAGCATAGCTGTGGTCAACTCTGTCCTGTTTGGGGTCTATAGCAACACCCTGCTGCTGCTCACGGCCACCTCCCACCAGGAGCGGCGGGCCCAGCCACCCAGCTACATGCACATCTTCCTAGCGGGCTGCACCGGGGGGTTCCTGCAG GCCTACTGTCTGGCTCCTTTTGACCTCATCAAAGTCCGGCTACAAAACCAGACAGAGCCAGTGGCCCAGCCGGGTAGCCCCCCACCCCAGTACCAGGGGCCCGTGCACTGTGCAGCCTCCATCTTCCGGGAGGAGGGGTACCGGGGGCTGTTCCGAGGAGCCTGGGCCCTGATGCTGAGGGACACCCCCACGATGGGGATCTACTTCATCACCTATGAAGGGCTCTGTCACCAGTACACACCAGAAGGCCAGAATCCCA GTTCAGCCACAGTGCTGGTGGCAGGGGGCTTTGCAGGCATTGCTTCCTGGGTGGCAGCCACGCCCTTAGACGTGATCAAGTCCCGGATGCAGATGGACGGGCTGAGACGCAGAGTATACCAGGGGGTGCTGGACTGCATGGTGAGCAGCGTCCGGCAGGAAGGACTGGGGGTCTTCTTCCGGGGGGTCACCATCAACAGTGCCCGCGCCTTTCCCGTCAATGCTGTCACCTTCCTCAGCTACGAATATCTCCTCCGCTGGTGGGGATGA
- the SLC25A45 gene encoding solute carrier family 25 member 45 isoform X3: protein MPVEEFVAGWISGALGLVLGHPFDTVKVRLQTQTTYRGIIDCMVKIYRHESLLGFFKGMSFPIASIAVVNSVLFGVYSNTLLLLTATSHQERRAQPPSYMHIFLAGCTGGFLQAYCLAPFDLIKVRLQNQTEPVAQPGSPPPQYQGPVHCAASIFREEGYRGLFRGAWALMLRDTPTMGIYFITYEGLCHQYTPEGQNPSSATVLVAGGFAGIASWVAATPLDVIKSRMQMDGLRRRVYQGVLDCMVSSVRQEGLGVFFRGVTINSARAFPVNAVTFLSYEYLLRWWG, encoded by the exons ATGCCGGTGGAGGAGTTTGTGGCTGGCTGGATCTCTG GAGCTCTGGGCTTGGTCCTGGGACACCCCTTTGACACTGTAAAG GTGCGCCTGCAGACCCAGACCACCTACCGGGGCATCATTGACTGCATGGTCAAGATTTACCGCCATGAGTCC CTCCTGGGCTTCTTCAAGGGAATGAGCTTCCCCATTGCCAGCATAGCTGTGGTCAACTCTGTCCTGTTTGGGGTCTATAGCAACACCCTGCTGCTGCTCACGGCCACCTCCCACCAGGAGCGGCGGGCCCAGCCACCCAGCTACATGCACATCTTCCTAGCGGGCTGCACCGGGGGGTTCCTGCAG GCCTACTGTCTGGCTCCTTTTGACCTCATCAAAGTCCGGCTACAAAACCAGACAGAGCCAGTGGCCCAGCCGGGTAGCCCCCCACCCCAGTACCAGGGGCCCGTGCACTGTGCAGCCTCCATCTTCCGGGAGGAGGGGTACCGGGGGCTGTTCCGAGGAGCCTGGGCCCTGATGCTGAGGGACACCCCCACGATGGGGATCTACTTCATCACCTATGAAGGGCTCTGTCACCAGTACACACCAGAAGGCCAGAATCCCA GTTCAGCCACAGTGCTGGTGGCAGGGGGCTTTGCAGGCATTGCTTCCTGGGTGGCAGCCACGCCCTTAGACGTGATCAAGTCCCGGATGCAGATGGACGGGCTGAGACGCAGAGTATACCAGGGGGTGCTGGACTGCATGGTGAGCAGCGTCCGGCAGGAAGGACTGGGGGTCTTCTTCCGGGGGGTCACCATCAACAGTGCCCGCGCCTTTCCCGTCAATGCTGTCACCTTCCTCAGCTACGAATATCTCCTCCGCTGGTGGGGATGA
- the SLC25A45 gene encoding solute carrier family 25 member 45 isoform X5, with amino-acid sequence MVKIYRHESLLGFFKGMSFPIASIAVVNSVLFGVYSNTLLLLTATSHQERRAQPPSYMHIFLAGCTGGFLQAYCLAPFDLIKVRLQNQTEPVAQPGSPPPQYQGPVHCAASIFREEGYRGLFRGAWALMLRDTPTMGIYFITYEGLCHQYTPEGQNPSSATVLVAGGFAGIASWVAATPLDVIKSRMQMDGLRRRVYQGVLDCMDNPMSPLARILQWLSSPSGKAQTPSTLQVPPSPRGFVLLGLLPGP; translated from the exons ATGGTCAAGATTTACCGCCATGAGTCC CTCCTGGGCTTCTTCAAGGGAATGAGCTTCCCCATTGCCAGCATAGCTGTGGTCAACTCTGTCCTGTTTGGGGTCTATAGCAACACCCTGCTGCTGCTCACGGCCACCTCCCACCAGGAGCGGCGGGCCCAGCCACCCAGCTACATGCACATCTTCCTAGCGGGCTGCACCGGGGGGTTCCTGCAG GCCTACTGTCTGGCTCCTTTTGACCTCATCAAAGTCCGGCTACAAAACCAGACAGAGCCAGTGGCCCAGCCGGGTAGCCCCCCACCCCAGTACCAGGGGCCCGTGCACTGTGCAGCCTCCATCTTCCGGGAGGAGGGGTACCGGGGGCTGTTCCGAGGAGCCTGGGCCCTGATGCTGAGGGACACCCCCACGATGGGGATCTACTTCATCACCTATGAAGGGCTCTGTCACCAGTACACACCAGAAGGCCAGAATCCCA GTTCAGCCACAGTGCTGGTGGCAGGGGGCTTTGCAGGCATTGCTTCCTGGGTGGCAGCCACGCCCTTAGACGTGATCAAGTCCCGGATGCAGATGGACGGGCTGAGACGCAGAGTATACCAGGGGGTGCTGGACTGCATG GATAACCCTATGTCTCCTCTGGCCAGAATCCTTCAGTGGCTCTCATCACCTTCAGGAAAAGCCCAGACTCCTTCCACCCTCCAGGTTCCTCCCTCCCCACGAGGCTTCGTTCTCCTGGGGTTGCTTCCTGGACCCTGA
- the SLC25A45 gene encoding solute carrier family 25 member 45 isoform X2 produces MPVEEFVAGWISGALGLVLGHPFDTVKVRLQTQTTYRGIIDCMVKIYRHESLLGFFKGMSFPIASIAVVNSVLFGVYSNTLLLLTATSHQERRAQPPSYMHIFLAGCTGGFLQAYCLAPFDLIKVRLQNQTEPVAQPGSPPPQYQGPVHCAASIFREEGYRGLFRGAWALMLRDTPTMGIYFITYEGLCHQYTPEGQNPSSATVLVAGGFAGIASWVAATPLDVIKSRMQMDGLRRRVYQGVLDCMDNPMSPLARILQWLSSPSGKAQTPSTLQVPPSPRGFVLLGLLPGP; encoded by the exons ATGCCGGTGGAGGAGTTTGTGGCTGGCTGGATCTCTG GAGCTCTGGGCTTGGTCCTGGGACACCCCTTTGACACTGTAAAG GTGCGCCTGCAGACCCAGACCACCTACCGGGGCATCATTGACTGCATGGTCAAGATTTACCGCCATGAGTCC CTCCTGGGCTTCTTCAAGGGAATGAGCTTCCCCATTGCCAGCATAGCTGTGGTCAACTCTGTCCTGTTTGGGGTCTATAGCAACACCCTGCTGCTGCTCACGGCCACCTCCCACCAGGAGCGGCGGGCCCAGCCACCCAGCTACATGCACATCTTCCTAGCGGGCTGCACCGGGGGGTTCCTGCAG GCCTACTGTCTGGCTCCTTTTGACCTCATCAAAGTCCGGCTACAAAACCAGACAGAGCCAGTGGCCCAGCCGGGTAGCCCCCCACCCCAGTACCAGGGGCCCGTGCACTGTGCAGCCTCCATCTTCCGGGAGGAGGGGTACCGGGGGCTGTTCCGAGGAGCCTGGGCCCTGATGCTGAGGGACACCCCCACGATGGGGATCTACTTCATCACCTATGAAGGGCTCTGTCACCAGTACACACCAGAAGGCCAGAATCCCA GTTCAGCCACAGTGCTGGTGGCAGGGGGCTTTGCAGGCATTGCTTCCTGGGTGGCAGCCACGCCCTTAGACGTGATCAAGTCCCGGATGCAGATGGACGGGCTGAGACGCAGAGTATACCAGGGGGTGCTGGACTGCATG GATAACCCTATGTCTCCTCTGGCCAGAATCCTTCAGTGGCTCTCATCACCTTCAGGAAAAGCCCAGACTCCTTCCACCCTCCAGGTTCCTCCCTCCCCACGAGGCTTCGTTCTCCTGGGGTTGCTTCCTGGACCCTGA